The Ancylobacter sp. SL191 nucleotide sequence CGCCGGCGCACAGTTCGGTTATGGCATTGGCAGCATCACCGGCACCACCACGGCGGCGGACGGGACGGCGACACCCGTCACCCTGTCGGAATCGGCGGATCAGGATCTCGCCAACATGCTGGCGGGCGGCCAGATCGGCTTCAACTACCAGTTCTCCAACGGGCTCGTGCTCGGCGTCGAGGGCGACTTCTCCTGGACCGGCATACAGACCGCTCAGGACGCGCTCGCCATCGAATCGAGCTATCTCAGCAGTCGCCAGATGCTGCAGGCGCATACCGTATATGACGTGGACTGGCTCGCGACCATCCGCGCCCGCGCGGGCTATGCCTGGGACCGGACGTTCCTCTACGCCACCGCCGGCGTCGCCTTCATGAAGGAGACGGAGACGCGCACGCAGTACAGGTCCGATTCCGTTTATAGCTACCTGCCGGATGGCTCCTACACCGAACGCTTCTTCTCCGAGACGGCGAGCAATGTGCGTACCGGCTACGCGGCTGGCGCCGGCATGGAATATGCCATCGCCGACAACTGGTCGCTGAAGCTTGAATATATGTTCACGGGCTTCGGCGCAGAAAGCTTCAATTTCAAAAATGCTCGCTCCGGCGTCACCAAGTCCTACACAACAAGCAAAGTCGTCGGGACCTACAAGGAGGTTCGGCACGCGGGCTATTGTGCCTCGCGCGGCGGTATCTTCTGCCAGATCATCGACAAGCCGATCTACGAAAAGCTTGGCGGCACATCGGAGGTCGCCAATGGCCGCGACGCCTCAAACTCCGCCAATCTGCAGATGATCAAGATCGGCCTGAACTACCGCTTCTGAGGCCGGCGGTACTCCCATGGCACCCGCCGCTTCTGGCCACGCGGACAGGCCCGAGGCGGCGGGTGCCGGCCACGTCCCGCCATCGAGCAGCGTCGCGGGCAGGCGCTTGAACAACCGGCACGCTGTCCTCCCCGGCGACGCTCATCGGGAGCGGTCGCAGCTGGGTTGCGGCAATGCTGCGCACCGGTCCCTTCCGTTGCCGACGGCGGAAATTTCTCGACGCGACATTGATGGTTCTTGCTTTGTTCACTTGGCTGGCGTCAGAGTGCCGCAACGCAGGAGTTGGCCATGCCCAAGAAGACCTTCTATGTCGTCCAGCCCTTCGTGGCCGGCAAGCGCGGCGCGATAAAGGCGGGTCTGCCGATGGAGGTCCGCAATGCCGCCGATGCGGCCCGCATCGCCGAGCGCATGAGTCTCGTGAAGCTGGGCGCCATTGCGTTCTCGACCGATGTCGAGCCCGAGAGTGGCGATGCCGATCCGCCGGTGCTGATCGCATCCTTTGGTCAGGTGCCGGACGGGGTGCTGGAGCCCGCCTAGGCTCCGAACCGGGCGCGCCTCGCTTAGCCGCGCACCCTCACCGCTCGCGGAGCAGGCGTTCGCGACAGTGGTAGCCGATGAAGCACTGGTTCTGGTCGGCGGTCTGCAGCCAGGCGGGGGCGGTGGTCTGGTCGGCGGCGCAGTAGCTCTGGTTGCTGACATAGCGGTCATAGATGTTCGGGCCGGTGCCGATGACCACGGCGCCCTGCTGACGCACCAGCGCGCTCGTGGCGGCGCAGGTGAGGCGCAGCGAATCCGGGCGGGACTGGGCGGCGGCGGGGACCAGCGGGATAAGGCTCACACCAAGAGCCAGACAGGCCGCGGTGGACAGGAGGGGAATCGCGCGCATCGTGCACCTCATCAGCAATAAGATTGCCCGGCCTTGCTGGAAGACCCGCAGCGGGAGAACTGTGCCCCTGCGGGGCGACGGAGAACAATCACAAGTGGCGTAGCGGAAGGGCGACGTAGCACGCCGCACGAGGACGGCTGAAGACCGGGCCGCCCTCGCTTGGCAGCGAGAGGGCGACGGTCGCCTCGTCCACACCGCCCTGCCCGAACCGGCGCATCGGCACGTCCATGTCGGTACATGAACGTCGGCAGATGGATATCGGCATCGCAGCATCCGGGCCTCGCACTACGTCGACACCGCCAACGCGCCGAGGGCCTGTCACTCCGGCCAGAGGAGGGAATTGCGCGGGGGGAAAATCGCGCTCCCCACGCAATCCCGACGCAAGCCTGCCTTCCTACACCGTCTCCATCTGCCGCGCGGAGACGGCGGGTGGAGATTCCTGCATGCGCCTGTTTTCCCGTCGCGACGCCCAGCACACGCTTGATGCGCTCGACCGCTCGCTCGCCGTTATCGAATTCACGCCAGAGGGCCGCGTCCTCCACGCCAATGCCAATTTTCTCTCGGTGATGGGCTACACGCTCGACGAGATCGTGAATCAGCCGCATGCGCGGTTCGTCCGCCCCGACGAGGCCGACGGCGCCGAGTACCGGCGCTTCTGGGACGAGTTGCGGGCTGGCCAGCACAAATCCGCCGAGTTCCAGCGCGTGGCCAAGGATGGCCGGCCGATCTTCATCCAGGCGACCTACAACCCGATCGTCGTCGGCGGCAAGGTGGTCAAGGTGGTCAAGTTCGCCGCTGATGTGACGCAGCAGAAGCTCATTCAGGCGGAATATGGTAGCCTGCTCAAGGCGGTCGGTAAGTCACAGGCGATCATCGAGTTCACGCCGGATGGCCATGTGCTGACGGCCAACGCCAATTTTCTCAACGCTCTCGGCTATACGCTCGACGAGATATGTGGGCGCCAGCACGCCATGTTTGTCGCTCCCGAGGAGCGGGACAGCCCGGCCTACCGCCAGTTCTGGGCGCAGCTGGGCCGTGGCGAGTTCCAGGCGGGCGAGTTCCGCCGTATTGGCAAGGGCGGGCGCGAGGTCTGGATCCAGGCATCCTACAACCCGGTCTACGATCCGGCCGGCCGGCTCACCAAAGTCGTGAAGTTCGCCTCCGACACCACCGCGCAGGTGCTCGAGCGGCGTCGGCGCGAGAGCGCGCAGACCACGATCAGCACCGATATCGAGAGCATTTCGCGCGAGATCAGCGACACCACCCGGCAGGCCGCGAGCGCGGTCGAGGCGACCACTCAAACCTCCACCAGCGTCAATGCGGTGGCCTCGGGGGCGGAGGAGCTTTCCGCGTCAGTGGAGGAAATCAGCCGTCAGGTGAACATCGCACTCGACATTTCCCGCGACGCGGTGACCGAGGGCGAACGCACCAATGCGGTGGTGGCCGGCCTTGCCGACGCCGCCCAGCGCATCGGCAACATCGTCGACCTGATCAACCGGATCGCCGCCCAAACCAATCTTCTGGCGCTCAACGCCACCATCGAGGCGGCGCGCGCGGGCGAAGCGGGGCGCGGCTTCAGCGTGGTCGCCACCGAGGTGAAAGATCTCGCCAGCCAGACCGCGCAGGCGACCGGCGAGATCACCACGCAGATCGCGGCGGTGCAGCGCTGCACGCACGAGACCGTGACCGCGCTCGCGGCGATCGCCCGGCGTATCGGCGACATCAACGAAATCTCGACCGGCATTGCCGGCGCCGTGGAGGAGCAGTCAGCGGTGGCGCGCGACATGTCGCACAGCATGCAGATCGCCGCCGAGGGCGTCGCCACCATCACCCGCAATATGAGCGCCATCGCCAGCTCGACACAGCATGTCGAGAGCGCGACGCAGGAGCTGCGCAAGGCCGCGCGCAACATCGCCTGAGCACGGCAGAGGCCGGGCGAGCACGGCTCAGCGGATGAATTCGACCGTGTCGAGCGAGATGAGCTGGCTGCCCTGGTAATTGCCGTCATGCAGCCGGCAGAGCATGAAGCGGTCGGCGACCTCGATGGGGCCGTAGGCGGTGATCAGCTCGCCGCTGCGCAACTTGATGGTCAGCGCGTGCTTGCGGTCGTCCTTGGCCACTTCCTTCAAGAGGTCGCAGATGGTCCGGTCGCTGGTGCAGATGTTCATGGTGGTCCTCCCAGGGGTCCAGCCGTCTGGATCGGCGCGCGCCGTCCGCAGCTTATTTTGGACACCAACAGGACAGGGAACCATCCGGTTCCCTACCGACGCATGGCGGGCACGCCTGGCTCAGCCGGCGAGACGGCGCGCCCGGCGCTTGCGCAGCACGGCGATGACGGCAAGCGCGATCAGGATCACCGCCATGGAGAACACCGTCGTCACCGTGCCGAGCGCGTAGAGCACGGGCGTCGTGACATTGGTGGTCATGCCGTAGATTTCCAGCGGCAGCGTGTTGAAGGTGCCGGCCGTCATCAGCGAGCGGGCGAACTCGTCATAGGACAAAGTGAAGCCGAACAGGCCGACACCGACGAGGCTCGGCAGGATGATCGGCAGCACGACATGGGCGAAGGTCTGCCACGGGGTGGCGCCGAGGTCGCGCGCGGCCTCCTCATAGGCCGGGTTGAAGCGGTTGAAGACCGCGAACATGATGAGCAGGCCGAAGGGTAGCGTCCAGGTGAGGTGCGCGCCGAAGCCGGACGAGTACCAGGCGGTCTCCAGCCCAAACACGTTGAAGGCGAGGCCGATGCCGAGCGAGATCAGGATCGAGGGCACGATCAGACTGGCGATGGTGAGGTAGAACAGTGGGCCGGAGCCGAGGAAGCGCCGGCGGAAGGCGAGGCCCGCGAGCAGCGAGACCACCACCGTGGTCAGCATGGTCATCACGCCCAGCATCAGCGAGCGCGCGAAGGCCCCGCCGAAATCGCCCACCGCCTGCTGCTCGAACAGCAGATTCTCGAACCAGCGCAGCGACACCCCGTTCATCGGGAAGGTGAGCCCGCCATTCGGCCCCTGGAAGGACAGGATGAAGATCGTCGTCATCGGGCCGTAGAGGAACAGCACGAACAGCACGAAGAAGGCGGTGAGCACATAGAAGCCGGGGCCGCGACGCTCGGAGTTCATGGCTGCGTCTCCCTGCCGGCTTTATCCGTCCGCCCATCGTCATCCCGGAATGGCCGACAGGCCGTATCCGGGATCGCGCGGCCGATGACGGGAGCGATACCGGCTCTCCGGCTTCGCCTCCGGCCGGGATGACGGCGGTGAATGCACATACCGGCCATCTCACAGCTCCTTGCGGATGTTGACGATGCGCAGGATGGCGCCGACCATCAGCAGCACCAGCACCAGCAGGATCACCGCATTCGCCGCCGCCGCCGGGTATTGCAGCAGCGCGATCTGGTTCGCCATCATCAGCCCGACCGAAGCCGATTGACCGCCGGACATGAAACGGACGGTGATGAAGTCGCCCATCACCAGCGTCACCACGAAGATCGAGCCGATGGCGATGCCGGGCTTGGCCAGCGGAATGATGACATTGGTGAGGATCTGCAGGCCGTTGGCGCCCGCGTCCCGCGCCGCCTCGATCAGCGCGCGGTCGATGCGCATCAGCGTGTTGAAGATCGGCGTCACCATGAACAGCGTGTAGAGATGCACCATGGCGAGCACCACCGCGAAGTCAGAGAACAGCAGGAACTCCAGCGGCTGGTTGATGATGCCGAGATGCATCAGCGTCTGGTTCAAGAGCCCGTTGCGCCCGAGGAACGGAATCCACGAGATCATGCGGATGATGTTCGAGGTGAGGAACGGGATGGTGCAGACCAGGAACAGCACCATCTGCATCGTCGCCGAGCGGATGTGGAAGGCGAGGTAGTAGGCGACCCAGAAGCCGATCACCAGCGTCACCGCCCAGACGATGACGGTGTATTTCAGCGTGTTGAGATAGGTGCTCCACGTCACCGGCGAGGTGAGCGATTCCTCGTAATTGGTGAAGACGAAGGCCGGGAAGATCTGGATCGAGTCGTAGTCCCAGAAGCTCACCATCACGATGGTGGCGATGGGCAGCACGAGGAACGCCGCAAGGATCGCCGTGAGCGGCGTCGCCTGGAGATAGGGGGCGATCCGGGAGAGGGTCATGCGGGGCCTCGACTTCCAGAATGTTCGTCATGGCCGGGCTTGGCCCGGCCATCCACGCCTGCTTCCGGCGGAAAGGCGTGGATCCCCGGGCCAAGCCCGGGGATGACGTCGCGACGGCGTTCGCGCCTCACGCCGCGATGAACTCGTTCCAGCGGCGGACCATGTAGCGGTCCTCGTCCATCACCGAGTTCCAGCAGGCGACCGCGCCCATGCGCTGCTCGAAGGAGCCGCCGTCGCGCACCGCGCCGGCCGTGTACATCACCTTGCCTTCCGGCGAGAGGATGTCGGTCTTGGCCGGCTGGCCGAGCATCCAGAACGCCCATTCGTCCGGCGTCATGTTCTTCTCGGCGGTGGAGAGCACGGCGGAGTAATAGCCCTGCCGGTTGAGATAGGCGCCGACCCAGCCGGAGAGATACCAGTTGATGTACTCATAGGCGGCGTCGAGCTGTGCGCCCTTGAGGTGCTTGGCGATGCCGAGGCCACCACCCCAGGCGCGGTAGCCTTCTTCCAGCGGCTGGTAGACGCAGGGAATGCCCTTCGAGCGCACCGCCGCCACCGCCGGCGACCACATGGACTGGATGACCACCTCGCCCGAGGCCATGAGGTTCACGCTCTCGTCGAAGGTCTTCCAGAAGGCGCGGAACTGACCGGCCTTCTTGGTCTTGATGAGGAAATCGATCGTGGTGTCGATCTCCGCCTTGGTCATGTTGCCCTTGTCGCCGTACTTGATGATGCCGGCGCTCTCGCAGATCATCGCCGCGTCCATGATGCCGATGGACGGGATGTTCAGGATCGAGGTCTTGCCCTTAAAGGCGGGGTCGAGAATGTCCTTCCAGTTCTTGATCGGCCGACCGACGAGATCGGGGCGGATGCCCAGCGTGTCGGCGTTGTAGATGGTGGGGATGAGGGTCATCCACTCGGTCGGCGCCTTGGCGAAGGTCTTGGACTCCGGCCCCTCGACGAAGCCGACGGTGCTGGGCGCCGTGCCCTGCGCGATGGTCGAGGTCGGGGTGAGCTTGCCTGTGGTGAAGATCGGCACGATCTGGTCGTAATACTTGATCTTCTTCACATCCATCGGCTGCAGCGTGCCGGCGGCGAAGACCTTCTTGCAGATCCAGTATTCGATGTCGGCGATGTCGAAGCTGTTGGCCTGCGTCACCACGCGCTGCGACACGGCGTCGGAATCGAGCGCGGTCATCTGCAGGGTGATGCCGAGGTCGGCCTTGCACTTCTCGGCGATGGCGTTGAGGTTCGACACGCCGGTGCCGAACTGGCGCAGCGTGATCGGGTTCTGCGCCCAGATGGTGGGGAAGCCGGTGACGGCGCCGCTGCCGAGGGCGACACCGCCCGCGGTGGCCGCCGCGCCCTTGAGAAGCTGACGGCGGCTGAGGCCCTTGCCCGCGCCGGTACGATCCGTGGTCTTCTTGCTCATTCAAGTCTCCCGAGCGTTGTTCGGCGGGTGCGCCGTCAATGGTCCGATGTCAGGCGAAGGCGGAAATCAGGCGTCAGGCGGAGGGCGAGGGCTTGAGCAGGTGGACGTCCTGCGCGGTCCAGGCGAGCGGCACCGCGTCCCCGATCGACAGGGGAGCGGCGAAAAAGGCGGTCTCGGGCACCTGCACGGCGAACTCGTCGACGCCGGGGGCGGCGAGCGCCACCTGCACCTTCTGCCCTTGATATTCGATGTTCTGCACGAGGCCGGTGAGGCCGCAGCCGGGCGCGGCGCCCTCGCCGAGGCGGATGCGGTCGGTGCGCACGGCGATCTCCACCGGCGCGCCCGCCTCCAGCCCGTCCGTGTCCGGCACGGTGAAGGACGCCCCGCCGGGCACCTCGAAGGTCGCGGAGCCATCGGCCACGCGGCTCACCCGGCCGGCGAGCACATTATGGTCGCCCATGAAGCGGGCGACGAAAGCGGTGGCCGGCCGGTTGAACACTTCGCGCGGCGTCGCGGCCTGCTCGATGCGCCCGCCATTCATCACCACCACGAGGTCGGAGAGCGCCATCGCCTCCTCCTGGCTGTGGGTGACATGGATGAAGGAGATGCCGAGCTGAAGCTGGAGCTTCTTCAGCTCCTGCCGCACCTTGATCTTGAGGAACGGGTCGAGCGCGGAGAGCGGCTCGTCGAGCAGCAGCGCCTGCGGGTCGGTGATGAGCGCGCGGGCGAGCGCGACGCGCTGCTGCTGGCCACCCGAGAGCTGCGCCGGGCGCCGCTCGGCCAGATGGTCCATCTGCACCAGCTTGAGCATCTCCATCGCCTTGGCGCGGCGGACGGCCTTGGCGATGCCCTTCATCTTCAGCGAGAAGGCGACATTGTCGACGATATCGAGATGCGGGAAGAGCGCGTAGCTCTGGAACATCATCGCCGTGCCGCGCTTGGCCGGCGGCAGGTCGGTGACGACGACTTCACCGAGCCGCACATCGCCCTCGCTGATGCTCTCATGGCCGGCGACCATGCGCAGCGTCGTGGTCTTGCCGCAGCCGGAGGGCCCGAGCAGGCAGCAATAGGTGCCGGCGGGGATTTTCAGCGACACACGGTCGACCGCCAGCGCGCTGCCATAGCGCTTGGTGACGCTGATGAGTTCGATATCGGCGCCCTTGGTCATGCCCTCGACACGCCCTCCGCGATCATGAGGCCACCCGTCTCGCAAGCCGTGTGCCAACGCACGCCCGGCGAGCGCGAGCACGGGAAGTCGCGCCGCACGCGCGCCTCAGGGGAAAAGGCCCCGCCCGCGTCGCCCAGCAATTGGGCAGAGCATTCTGCCAGTGCCTAAACGGGATACAAGTCAGCATTGAATCGTATCCAATCTGCTCTAGCCTTTTGTCGGACAGCGCCGGCATTGAGCGGGCGCGGCAAATGGCGCACCCTTACGGCAACGCCACAGCAAGATGCGCGCCCGGCTCACCGCCGACAATCCTCGTCACGAAGGGAGACATGCCCATGATCCGCACCCTCGCCGCCGCCGCGGCCACCGCTTTGGCCAGCCTTCTCGCGCTCGCCCCCGCGACCGCGCAGACCTTCCCCACCCGGCCCGTCACGCTCGTCGTGCCCTTCGCCGCCGGCGGCTCCACCGACCTCGTCGGCCGTCTCATCGCCGAGCGCATGAGCGCCGAGCTCGGCCAGCCGGTGGTCGTCGAGAACAAGGGCGGCGCGGGCGGTAATCTCGGCGCCGCTCAGGTCGCCAAGGCCGCGCCCGACGGCTACACCATCCTCATGGGCACGGTCGCCACCCATGCGCTGAACCCGGCCATCTACAAGAAGATGCCCTATGACCCGGTAACGAGCTTCGCGCCGATCTCGCTGCTCGCCGTGGTGCCGAACGTGCTGGTGGTGAATCCGGAGTTCCCGGCCAAGACAACGGAAGAACTCATCGTCCTGCTCAAGAAGGAGCCGGGCAAGTACAGCTACGCCTCCTCGGGCAATGGCACGCCGCTGCATCTGTCGGGCGAGCTGTTCAAGAGCATGGCCGGCGTCGACATGCAGCACATCCCCTATCAGGGCGCCGGCCCGGCGCTCGTCGACGTGCTCTCCGGCCAGGTGCCGATCATGTTCGACAACCTCCCCTCCTCCTCCTCGCACATCAAGAGCGGCAAGCTGCGCGCGCTGGGCGTGACGACGACGGAGAAGGCCTCGTCCTTCCCGGATGTGCCGACCATCGCCGAGGCGGTGCCGGGCTATGAGACCTATACGTGGAACGCCCTCTTCGCCCCGGCCGGCACGCCGCCGGAAGTGATCGCCACGCTGAACGCCGCCGCCAACAAGGCGCTGGCCGATCCCAAGGTGCAGGCGCGCCTCGCCGATTTCAGCGCCAAGCCGGTCGGCTCCACGCCGGAGCAGCTCGGCGAGCATGTGAAGAAGGAAATCGCCAAATGGGCGCCGATCGTGAAGCAGTCGGGCGCGCAGATCGACTGAGGGCGCTTGAATACTGAGGCACGGTTGAAAAGCGGCCGTCATCCCGGCCAAGCGTAGCGCAGAGCCGGGATCGCCAACCGCCTGGCACGCGATCCCGGATCGGCCGTTGGCCGTCCGGGATGACGCTGGAGAGCCCCCGAGATGGCGGCGGCCGAACCGACGCGCCCCTCCCCCTCAGAACACCGTCCCGTCCGCATCGATCGCGATGGGGGGCGGGCCGGCCGGGGGGCGGCGCTGCGCGGCGATGCGGCGCCCGGCCGTCCAGGTTCCGCCCTGCAGCATCTTGGCGAGCGGGAAATCGGCCGCCTCCAGCCCCAGCCGCTCGCGCACTGGGTCCGCCAGCCGGTCGAGCAGCGCGACGGTCAGCGCGCGCCACTCCACGATCATCTC carries:
- a CDS encoding Bug family tripartite tricarboxylate transporter substrate binding protein; this translates as MIRTLAAAAATALASLLALAPATAQTFPTRPVTLVVPFAAGGSTDLVGRLIAERMSAELGQPVVVENKGGAGGNLGAAQVAKAAPDGYTILMGTVATHALNPAIYKKMPYDPVTSFAPISLLAVVPNVLVVNPEFPAKTTEELIVLLKKEPGKYSYASSGNGTPLHLSGELFKSMAGVDMQHIPYQGAGPALVDVLSGQVPIMFDNLPSSSSHIKSGKLRALGVTTTEKASSFPDVPTIAEAVPGYETYTWNALFAPAGTPPEVIATLNAAANKALADPKVQARLADFSAKPVGSTPEQLGEHVKKEIAKWAPIVKQSGAQID
- a CDS encoding methyl-accepting chemotaxis protein, encoding MRLFSRRDAQHTLDALDRSLAVIEFTPEGRVLHANANFLSVMGYTLDEIVNQPHARFVRPDEADGAEYRRFWDELRAGQHKSAEFQRVAKDGRPIFIQATYNPIVVGGKVVKVVKFAADVTQQKLIQAEYGSLLKAVGKSQAIIEFTPDGHVLTANANFLNALGYTLDEICGRQHAMFVAPEERDSPAYRQFWAQLGRGEFQAGEFRRIGKGGREVWIQASYNPVYDPAGRLTKVVKFASDTTAQVLERRRRESAQTTISTDIESISREISDTTRQAASAVEATTQTSTSVNAVASGAEELSASVEEISRQVNIALDISRDAVTEGERTNAVVAGLADAAQRIGNIVDLINRIAAQTNLLALNATIEAARAGEAGRGFSVVATEVKDLASQTAQATGEITTQIAAVQRCTHETVTALAAIARRIGDINEISTGIAGAVEEQSAVARDMSHSMQIAAEGVATITRNMSAIASSTQHVESATQELRKAARNIA
- a CDS encoding ABC transporter ATP-binding protein, with amino-acid sequence MTKGADIELISVTKRYGSALAVDRVSLKIPAGTYCCLLGPSGCGKTTTLRMVAGHESISEGDVRLGEVVVTDLPPAKRGTAMMFQSYALFPHLDIVDNVAFSLKMKGIAKAVRRAKAMEMLKLVQMDHLAERRPAQLSGGQQQRVALARALITDPQALLLDEPLSALDPFLKIKVRQELKKLQLQLGISFIHVTHSQEEAMALSDLVVVMNGGRIEQAATPREVFNRPATAFVARFMGDHNVLAGRVSRVADGSATFEVPGGASFTVPDTDGLEAGAPVEIAVRTDRIRLGEGAAPGCGLTGLVQNIEYQGQKVQVALAAPGVDEFAVQVPETAFFAAPLSIGDAVPLAWTAQDVHLLKPSPSA
- a CDS encoding ABC transporter permease, producing the protein MTLSRIAPYLQATPLTAILAAFLVLPIATIVMVSFWDYDSIQIFPAFVFTNYEESLTSPVTWSTYLNTLKYTVIVWAVTLVIGFWVAYYLAFHIRSATMQMVLFLVCTIPFLTSNIIRMISWIPFLGRNGLLNQTLMHLGIINQPLEFLLFSDFAVVLAMVHLYTLFMVTPIFNTLMRIDRALIEAARDAGANGLQILTNVIIPLAKPGIAIGSIFVVTLVMGDFITVRFMSGGQSASVGLMMANQIALLQYPAAAANAVILLVLVLLMVGAILRIVNIRKEL
- a CDS encoding ABC transporter permease, with amino-acid sequence MNSERRGPGFYVLTAFFVLFVLFLYGPMTTIFILSFQGPNGGLTFPMNGVSLRWFENLLFEQQAVGDFGGAFARSLMLGVMTMLTTVVVSLLAGLAFRRRFLGSGPLFYLTIASLIVPSILISLGIGLAFNVFGLETAWYSSGFGAHLTWTLPFGLLIMFAVFNRFNPAYEEAARDLGATPWQTFAHVVLPIILPSLVGVGLFGFTLSYDEFARSLMTAGTFNTLPLEIYGMTTNVTTPVLYALGTVTTVFSMAVILIALAVIAVLRKRRARRLAG
- a CDS encoding ABC transporter substrate-binding protein; translated protein: MSKKTTDRTGAGKGLSRRQLLKGAAATAGGVALGSGAVTGFPTIWAQNPITLRQFGTGVSNLNAIAEKCKADLGITLQMTALDSDAVSQRVVTQANSFDIADIEYWICKKVFAAGTLQPMDVKKIKYYDQIVPIFTTGKLTPTSTIAQGTAPSTVGFVEGPESKTFAKAPTEWMTLIPTIYNADTLGIRPDLVGRPIKNWKDILDPAFKGKTSILNIPSIGIMDAAMICESAGIIKYGDKGNMTKAEIDTTIDFLIKTKKAGQFRAFWKTFDESVNLMASGEVVIQSMWSPAVAAVRSKGIPCVYQPLEEGYRAWGGGLGIAKHLKGAQLDAAYEYINWYLSGWVGAYLNRQGYYSAVLSTAEKNMTPDEWAFWMLGQPAKTDILSPEGKVMYTAGAVRDGGSFEQRMGAVACWNSVMDEDRYMVRRWNEFIAA